CTAAATATGCATCCTCTCTAGTTATTTTCACCTGAAGTTATTCTAATTGTTATCTGCATGCAATGCAATCCTATATATCTATCCTATGCATTGAAATGCTAGCATACTACCGTTGTTCTAACTTCCAGTGAGAATGTGCAGAGGAATACGATGCAGTGGTTATTTGCCTTGGTGCTAAAGTGGACAAGCTTCCAGAACTCTCGGGAAAGCTTCCCCTGAGGACATGCAGAGGCGTTATTGCTAAGCTCCAATTGCCATATGATCTCCCGTATGAATCATTGCTTCCCTCAGCGTTTCTTGTACTGACAGTCAAATTTATCTTCTCACTCAAATCTTCTAATGCAATGTCTTTTGAGAGAATCATCCTGCAGAGGTGAATATGATCACCAAAGACCCTCGATCTTGTCGGACGCATGGCTTGCGTTCCGAGAACCACGGAGCGTATTGGTGGGATCAACTTGGGATTGGAATTCCAAAGATTATGCATCGAGTGTGTCGGAAGAAGAAGCTTCGAGGGCGATGGAAGAACTGATGCCGAAAGCCTCTGCCGTGTATCCACCCATACGAAACTGGACTTTTGTCGAAGCACAAGCCGGCCtgagggcgatgccaccgctgacTCCTTATGGCTCTCTCCCACTATTGGGttgtgttgatgacattattggTGAGAGCGTCAAGTGCAGGTATTGGTTGGTTGGAGGTCTGGGTTCGAGGGGACTTCTGTACCATGGATTTGTAGGGAAGTTGACGGCCCAAGCTGTGCTTTCCTCCAATGAAAGTGTTCTTCCATCTGAGTTCACCCAATGGAAAAGCATATCAAAGTGAGCCATTCAAGTTCAATCTGTTGGATGTTTAAGTTGTACACACTGCTAATTTACAGACACTATTTTTCAGCAGTATAATTGTCCTCTTGCATTTGGGTGAAAAAATGGATTTTGAGGACGGGGTTTGTGGAGTTGAGTGATGGGCGGCCGCCTCTGGAAGAAGCCGAAGGTGGTGAGGCGTTCGGCTATGAATCGGGGTTTTTTGTAGGTTTTCGCCGGCGACCGCGACTGTGGAGGGAGAGGCGATGAGTCCACAGGTGGAATGAGGAagctcgagagagagagagagagagacctaccTCTTTCATCGTCTTCGGCCTTCGTGGTGGCATGAGGTCGCTCGAGCGCGTCGAGGGGTGCGCCACATATTTGGATTCTGATCACCGCAAGTGAGAGTAAGAAGACCGAATTTGCACAATTTTGACaaagtttaaaatttttgagaccacTTAACCATCCTTCTTCTGTGCGGTAAGTTCACTGATAAATTTGTAACTCGGTCTAACCACCGCTGTGACGTTAAGGAAACGACATTTACGAGTTCTGGGTGCCAGCTTACCGTTGCTTTGGTTGCGGTAACTTAACCGATCAGCTCTCTAACGCCGCATTCTAATCACTTTTGTGAGAATAAGAATACGAAATTTTGTCATGTTTCGGTCATTTACAATTTTTTTGGGCCACACTACATCCGGTCTAGGGTGCGGTAAGCTGACCGACAAAGGTTCCAACTTAGCCCGAAGGTCATGGGACCCCATTTAAAGCCCAAGAAAGCCTGCTTTGGACGACACTTTAAATCCCTAGTAATTCCAAGGAGTGTTCACCAAGCCACTTCCCTTTGTCTTCCTTCGCGCTCGTCTTCGTCTCTTCTCTCTCCTCGCTGACTGATGTCGGTACGCATTTGATCGAAAAACTAAACCCCTCGTTCTTCTCGTCTTCTGAAAGGAATCTAATGTGTGTTTTCCCTTCAGATCTTTGAGTACAATGGGAGCGCCCTGGTGGCGATGGTCGGGAAGAATTGCTTTGCGATCGCCAGCGACCGCCGCCTTGGGGTTAACCTCCAGACCGTCGCTACTGATTTCCAGAGGATCTTCAAGATCCACGACAAGCTCTACATCGGCCTCTCTGGCCTCGCCACCGACGCCCAAACCATGTGAGCTGACCTCTATCCTGGACTATTTCGTTTGCCGGACTAGGTTTTGATGTGCGAATTTGATCTCTTGCTGCCTGTTGTTGTTGGGGACATAAGGTACCAGCGGCTGGTCTTTCGCCACAAGCTTTATCAGCTGAGGGAGGAGAGGGATATGAAGCCCCAGACTTTTGCCAGCCTCGTTTCGGCTCTGCTGTATGAGAAAAGGTTTGCTCTGCAATTATAAGTTGTAATTTTGCCGCAGTGCACTGCTTTTTGAGGCCTCCTCCTACTTTATTGCCACTGGAGTTGAATTTTCTATTGCAGTGCGCTGCTTCCTCTTTGCATGTATGATTTCATATGGAATTTATAAACCCACCAAATGGAGTACATAATGCTAACAGGTGTtaaaagagacaaaaaaaaaagttattaacGTCTGCAGAAAGTTACAGATAAGAAATGTTGGGTTTTGGTTATTTTTACTAGTGAGATATGGATATTTTCAGCTAAGGCGGTAATCACCTCTGAAACTTTTGATGAACATTAACCAGTGACAAGGCCTATAAAATGAATAGTTAACTATTATTTTCTACCATGGTGCTCCTTAAGCTTCAGTGTTGCTTTGATAAGTGATAAAAGTATGCAAACAAAACCAATTTATTAACATATGCAActtagttatttggatgaaagaaGAAATGACTTAAGTAggaaataacatatataatttggTTATATTCATTTGTATCATGTTCATTTGTTAAATGTTTAGTTGAAATATTAAGGTATCAGAGTTTCTTTGGATAGTTTATGATAATAAACATTAATTGATTGTGAACATCTTTAAAATGCTTTAACCATATGAAAGATATGCATGCACTCTAGAACTGAAGAATCATATCTGCTACTTGACCATTTTTTCCTGttgtattttttgttttttgatcTGCTTTTAATTTTCGTTAGCTTCTTTTCAATTCCATATTGATGTTCTCACAGAAGAATTGTCTTGTTACTTTGGCTCTGGTTGTAGATTTGGTCCATACTTCTGTCAGCCTGTAATTGCTGGACTAGGTGACGATGATGTTCCATTCATTTGTACCATGGATTGCCTTGGTGCCAAGTATGCATCATTTTCTCTTGCCTTACCCATGGATCATTCTTAAATATTGCTTTAAACAATTTCAACTTACAACACATACAGCTATTTTTATTGTAATTGACAACTTTTTTGTTAACCCTATTATTGCCTATGTATATTTACCAActaatgtgtgtatatataaagtATATAACTAAATAAAGTTGTTAGTagagtgtgtatatatgtatatcaacTAAAATATTCCTATACTCTTGGGCAtttttattctctcttttttGTTTGTGCTTCATGTTG
This genomic stretch from Musa acuminata AAA Group cultivar baxijiao chromosome BXJ3-9, Cavendish_Baxijiao_AAA, whole genome shotgun sequence harbors:
- the LOC135650216 gene encoding proteasome subunit beta type-3 isoform X1, producing MSIFEYNGSALVAMVGKNCFAIASDRRLGVNLQTVATDFQRIFKIHDKLYIGLSGLATDAQTMYQRLVFRHKLYQLREERDMKPQTFASLVSALLYEKRFGPYFCQPVIAGLGDDDVPFICTMDCLGAKELAKDFVVSGTASESLYGACESMYKPNMEPEELFETISQALLSSVDRDCLSGWGGHVLLVTPTEVQERTLKGRMD
- the LOC135585794 gene encoding uncharacterized protein LOC135585794 isoform X4 gives rise to the protein MPLAMNIHPKRYLQALFLACNDLAECEEREIYLFKESINSLHQLSEEYDAVVICLGAKVDKLPELSGKLPLRTCRGVIAKLQLPYDLPGEYDHQRPSILSDAWLAFREPRSVLVGSTWDWNSKDYASSVSEEEASRAMEELMPKASAVYPPIRNWTFVEAQAGLRAMPPLTPYGSLPLLGCVDDIIGESVKCRYWLVGGLGSRGLLYHGFVGKLTAQAVLSSNESVLPSEFTQWKSISNSIIVLLHLGEKMDFEDGVCGVE
- the LOC135650216 gene encoding proteasome subunit beta type-3 isoform X2, which produces MSIFEYNGSALVAMVGKNCFAIASDRRLGVNLQTVATDFQRIFKIHDKLYIGLSGLATDAQTMYQRLVFRHKLYQLREERDMKPQTFASLVSALLYEKRFGPYFCQPVIAGLGDDDVPFICTMDCLGAKELAKDFVVSGTASESLYGACESMYKPNMVTYYLGVLDLTV
- the LOC135585794 gene encoding uncharacterized protein LOC135585794 isoform X3 gives rise to the protein MQQSSDDSRICIDIYDDAGIGGGASGASGGLLHPYSPKAKLLWRGSECWRECLDLLIIANRAVEARASSNAPQDSFCSFKERIVWKRGIIRPASQKNVDILRENAQSFSESCYLELLDRSAAQYLVPDLCVPLDLAVYMPLAMNIHPKRYLQALFLACNDLAECEEREIYLFKESINSLHQLSEEYDAVVICLGAKVDKLPELSGKLPLRTCRGVIAKLQLPYDLPGEYDHQRPSILSDAWLAFREPRSVLVGSTWDWNSKDYASSVSEEEASRAMEELMPKASAVYPPIRNWTFVEAQAGLRAMPPLTPYGSLPLLGCVDDIIGESVKCRYWLVGGLGSRGLLYHGFVGKLTAQAVLSSNESVLPSEFTQWKSISNSIIVLLHLGEKMDFEDGVCGVE